A DNA window from Actinomadura coerulea contains the following coding sequences:
- a CDS encoding carboxylesterase/lipase family protein — protein MRLIAISLLASALALGGAAPAAAQHRAPDSSAVVRTDLGVVRGQVREGHRLFQGIPFAAPPTGDLRFRPPQPARPWQGVRDATVPRGQCAQLPAPYGGETSYEEDCLYLNVTTPDRAQRRQRLPVMVWVHGGGNTTGTASIYNAAKLAKDGVVVVTINYRLGAFGWLAHPALESGADRRYQTGNYGLLDQQAALRWVQRNAGAFGGDPGNVTLFGESAGSWNSCANLASPTAAGLFHKVIAQSYSCTAPARTEASAEAEGVTIAQAAGCDKGSAPASAACLRAVPVKTLLETFEAKATDAGPVAGGDRVLPLQPEQAIERGRFNRVPVMHGNTLDEMRLFVSLSYPNPITAAEYEDIVRSAYGADAGKVLAQYPAADYPDPRIALATLQTDSNEVLSACVHQDAFRRLTRAGVPVYAYQFADRAAPPLLDVPGFEEGAEHASELTFLFPGLIGTLTPAQQRLSDTMAGYWTSFARSGRPEARQAPHWPRFRSSDDVLSLAPDSVHRTDTTTTAKCSFWKSL, from the coding sequence GTGAGGCTCATCGCCATCTCGCTGCTCGCATCCGCCCTCGCCTTAGGAGGGGCGGCTCCGGCCGCGGCCCAGCACCGGGCACCGGACTCGTCCGCCGTCGTCCGTACCGACCTGGGGGTGGTGCGGGGCCAGGTGCGGGAAGGCCACCGGCTGTTCCAGGGCATCCCGTTCGCCGCACCGCCGACCGGGGATCTGCGCTTCAGGCCGCCGCAGCCGGCGCGCCCGTGGCAGGGCGTCCGCGACGCCACCGTCCCGCGCGGCCAGTGCGCGCAACTCCCCGCGCCTTACGGCGGTGAGACGAGTTACGAGGAGGACTGCCTCTACCTGAACGTCACCACGCCGGACCGCGCGCAGCGCCGGCAGCGCCTGCCCGTCATGGTGTGGGTGCATGGCGGCGGCAACACGACCGGCACCGCGAGCATCTACAACGCGGCGAAGCTGGCCAAGGACGGCGTCGTGGTCGTCACGATCAACTACCGTCTCGGCGCGTTCGGCTGGCTCGCGCATCCCGCCCTGGAGTCCGGCGCCGACCGGCGCTACCAGACGGGCAACTACGGCCTGCTCGACCAGCAGGCGGCCCTGCGCTGGGTCCAGCGCAACGCCGGGGCCTTCGGCGGGGACCCCGGAAACGTCACGCTGTTCGGCGAGTCCGCGGGTTCCTGGAACTCCTGCGCCAACCTCGCCTCTCCCACCGCCGCGGGACTGTTCCACAAGGTCATCGCGCAGAGCTACTCCTGCACCGCGCCCGCCCGCACGGAGGCCTCGGCGGAGGCCGAAGGGGTGACGATCGCCCAGGCCGCGGGATGCGACAAGGGGTCGGCCCCGGCCAGCGCCGCGTGCCTGCGCGCGGTGCCCGTCAAGACGCTGCTGGAGACCTTCGAGGCCAAGGCCACGGACGCGGGCCCGGTGGCGGGCGGCGACCGCGTCCTGCCGCTGCAGCCCGAGCAGGCGATCGAACGGGGCCGCTTCAACCGGGTCCCGGTCATGCACGGCAACACGCTGGACGAGATGCGCCTGTTCGTGTCCCTCTCCTACCCGAACCCCATCACCGCAGCGGAGTACGAGGACATCGTCCGCTCCGCCTACGGCGCCGACGCCGGCAAGGTACTGGCCCAGTACCCGGCGGCGGACTACCCGGATCCCAGGATCGCCCTGGCGACCCTCCAGACCGATTCCAACGAGGTGCTGTCGGCCTGCGTGCACCAGGACGCGTTCCGGCGGCTCACGCGTGCGGGCGTCCCGGTGTACGCCTACCAGTTCGCCGACCGGGCCGCTCCGCCGCTGCTGGACGTCCCCGGCTTCGAGGAGGGCGCCGAGCACGCCAGCGAGCTGACGTTCCTGTTCCCGGGCCTGATCGGCACCCTGACCCCGGCGCAGCAGCGGCTCTCCGACACCATGGCGGGCTACTGGACGTCCTTCGCCCGCAGCGGCAGGCCCGAGGCCCGGCAGGCGCCGCACTGGCCGCGCTTCCGCTCGTCGGACGACGTCCTGTCCCTGGCCCCTGACTCCGTTCACCGCACCGACACCACCACGACCGCCAAGTGCTCTTTCTGGAAGTCCCTCTGA
- a CDS encoding polyprenyl synthetase family protein, whose protein sequence is MTAVPVSLTDVRELVDGALRAAVGRLDPRTYRVAAYHLGWTDEEGHPRRAPAGKALRPALALLSARAALAPPESGLPGAVAVELAHAFSLLHDDIMDRDRTRRHRPAAWTVFGDASAILAGDALLALAGEVLLEAPGQGSARAARALAAAVRRLVAGQSLDMDFETRRQIGVDECVTMASGKTAALLACSCAIGAVLDGAPERLCAALEAFGEDLGIAFQLVDDLLGIWGDPQTTGKPALSDLRSRKMSLPVVAALNSGTPEAERLAELYARPLPAEEEAAGEELAEAAEMVEAAGGRAWAEMEAESRIQRAAEHLLTARLPDPVRAEFLHIADFVTRRDH, encoded by the coding sequence ATGACGGCCGTGCCCGTTTCGCTGACCGATGTCCGTGAGCTGGTCGACGGGGCGCTGCGCGCCGCGGTCGGGCGGCTCGACCCGCGCACCTACCGGGTCGCGGCCTACCACCTCGGCTGGACCGACGAGGAGGGCCACCCGCGCAGGGCCCCGGCGGGCAAGGCGCTGCGCCCGGCGCTGGCGCTGCTGTCCGCGCGGGCCGCCCTCGCTCCCCCGGAGAGCGGGCTGCCGGGCGCCGTCGCCGTCGAGCTGGCCCACGCGTTCTCGCTCCTGCACGACGACATCATGGACCGCGACCGGACGCGCAGGCACCGCCCGGCGGCGTGGACCGTGTTCGGCGACGCGTCCGCGATCCTGGCGGGCGACGCGCTGCTCGCCCTCGCCGGCGAGGTCCTGCTGGAGGCCCCCGGCCAGGGCTCGGCGCGGGCGGCCCGCGCGCTGGCGGCCGCCGTCCGCCGCCTCGTCGCCGGGCAGTCCCTCGACATGGACTTCGAGACGCGCAGGCAGATCGGCGTGGACGAGTGCGTCACCATGGCGTCCGGCAAGACCGCCGCGCTGCTCGCGTGCTCGTGCGCGATCGGGGCCGTCCTGGACGGCGCGCCCGAGCGGCTGTGCGCCGCGCTCGAGGCGTTCGGCGAGGACCTCGGCATCGCCTTCCAGCTCGTGGACGACCTGCTCGGCATCTGGGGCGACCCGCAGACCACCGGCAAGCCCGCGCTGTCGGACCTGCGGTCCCGCAAGATGTCGCTGCCGGTCGTCGCCGCGCTGAACTCCGGGACGCCGGAGGCGGAGCGGCTGGCCGAACTGTACGCGCGGCCCCTGCCGGCCGAGGAGGAGGCGGCCGGGGAGGAGCTGGCCGAGGCCGCCGAGATGGTGGAGGCGGCGGGCGGGCGCGCCTGGGCCGAGATGGAGGCCGAGAGCCGCATCCAGCGCGCCGCCGAGCACCTGCTCACCGCGCGGCTGCCCGACCCGGTCCGCGCCGAGTTCCTGCACATCGCCGACTTCGTCACCCGCCGGGACCACTGA
- the hpnC gene encoding squalene synthase HpnC, whose protein sequence is MIIEPPWSAEEHDRALDRLAARENFPVAARVLPARHRSALRAVYGFARLVDDIGDEAPPEQRPKLLGLVDDDLDRVFAGRTPALPQLRRLAETVHAHRIPEEPFRDLVQANRQDQTVHRYETFDDLKGYCALSAAPVGRIVLRLFRAHTPHLAAASDDVCAALQIVEHCQDAGQDYRAGRIYLPGEDLRRFGCAEDDLARPVTPTRLRGVLALQAGRARELLDGGAAPLLADLTGWARIAVAGYVAGGRAALSALERGRYDVLAHALRPRRAALPAGWARALGRRGR, encoded by the coding sequence GTGATCATTGAACCGCCCTGGAGCGCCGAGGAGCACGATCGCGCGCTGGACCGGCTCGCCGCCCGGGAGAACTTTCCGGTGGCCGCGCGGGTCCTGCCCGCCCGGCACCGCTCCGCCCTCCGGGCCGTCTACGGCTTCGCGCGGCTCGTCGACGACATCGGCGACGAGGCCCCGCCGGAGCAGCGGCCCAAGCTGCTCGGACTCGTGGACGACGACCTGGACCGCGTGTTCGCCGGGCGGACGCCCGCCCTGCCGCAGCTGCGGAGGCTGGCGGAGACGGTGCACGCGCACCGGATCCCCGAGGAGCCGTTCCGCGACCTCGTGCAGGCGAACCGGCAGGACCAGACCGTCCACCGGTACGAGACGTTCGACGACCTGAAGGGGTACTGCGCGCTGTCCGCCGCGCCGGTGGGACGGATCGTCCTGCGCCTGTTCCGGGCGCACACGCCCCACCTCGCGGCCGCGTCCGACGACGTCTGCGCGGCGCTGCAGATCGTCGAGCACTGCCAGGACGCCGGGCAGGACTACCGCGCCGGGCGGATCTACCTGCCCGGCGAGGACCTGCGCCGGTTCGGCTGCGCCGAGGACGACCTCGCGCGGCCGGTGACGCCGACCCGGCTGCGCGGCGTCCTGGCGCTGCAGGCGGGCCGCGCCCGCGAGCTGCTGGACGGGGGCGCGGCGCCCCTGCTGGCGGACCTGACGGGATGGGCGCGCATCGCCGTGGCGGGCTACGTGGCCGGCGGGCGCGCCGCGCTGTCGGCTCTGGAGCGCGGGCGGTACGACGTGCTCGCTCATGCGCTGCGTCCACGGCGGGCCGCACTGCCGGCCGGGTGGGCGCGCGCCCTTGGAAGGAGGGGGCGATGA
- the hpnD gene encoding presqualene diphosphate synthase HpnD: MTVSETCESSERVVGAYRHCERVVREEARNFSYGIRLMPAPKRRAMSAVYAFARGIDDIGDGPEPACVRLDLLDRTRQRLTTVQEVLRRRVDVRALEGHPVLTALADAAGRFPVPLEAFEELIDGCEDDVRGADYETFDDLLRYCQRVAGSVGRLSLGVFGSDGRQRAEGLADSLGVALQLTNILRDLREDRLAGRTYIPAEDLARFGCTLRLDESGAFIDPPWRLNELIGFQAERARAWYAEGLRLLPLLDRRSAACTAAMAGIYRRLLENIAARPQIALDARVSLPTWQKAVVAARALSGVER, from the coding sequence ATGACGGTTTCGGAGACGTGCGAGAGTTCCGAGCGGGTGGTCGGGGCGTACCGGCACTGCGAGCGGGTGGTGCGCGAGGAGGCCCGCAACTTCTCCTACGGGATCCGGCTGATGCCGGCCCCGAAGCGGCGGGCGATGAGCGCGGTGTACGCGTTCGCGCGCGGCATCGACGACATCGGCGACGGCCCGGAGCCGGCGTGCGTCCGGCTCGACCTGCTGGACCGGACGCGGCAGCGGCTGACGACCGTGCAGGAGGTGCTGCGGCGGCGGGTGGACGTCCGGGCGCTGGAGGGGCATCCGGTGCTGACCGCGCTGGCGGACGCGGCGGGCCGGTTCCCGGTCCCCCTCGAGGCGTTCGAGGAGCTCATCGACGGCTGCGAGGACGACGTGCGCGGCGCCGACTACGAGACCTTCGACGACCTGCTGCGCTACTGCCAGCGGGTCGCGGGCTCGGTCGGGCGGCTGTCGCTCGGGGTGTTCGGGTCGGACGGCCGGCAGCGGGCCGAGGGCCTCGCCGACTCGCTCGGCGTCGCGCTCCAGCTCACCAACATCCTGCGCGACCTGCGCGAGGACCGGCTGGCCGGGCGGACCTACATCCCGGCCGAGGACCTGGCGCGGTTCGGCTGCACGCTGAGGCTGGACGAGTCGGGCGCGTTCATCGACCCGCCGTGGCGGCTGAACGAGCTGATCGGCTTCCAGGCGGAGCGGGCGCGGGCCTGGTACGCCGAGGGGCTGCGGCTGCTGCCGCTGCTGGACCGGCGCAGCGCGGCGTGCACGGCGGCGATGGCCGGGATCTACCGGCGGCTGCTGGAGAACATCGCCGCGCGCCCGCAGATCGCGCTGGACGCGCGGGTGTCGCTGCCGACCTGGCAGAAGGCCGTGGTGGCGGCGCGCGCCCTGTCGGGGGTGGAGCGGTGA
- the shc gene encoding squalene--hopene cyclase, producing the protein MTTTEPAAEPATEPARGPARGPLTAEPPAAGATARTRSAAEALAAARDHLLALQSPEGWWKGELQTNVTMDAEDLLLREFLGIRDEEDTRESARWIRSQQAADGTWANFHDGPPDLSTTVEAYVALRLAGDPPDAGHMVRAAAFVRGGGGIPATRVFTRFWLAMFGRWPWERLPVLPPEMMFLPRWFPLNVYDWACWARQTIVPLTVVAARRPVRPLPFALDELYPGYDVPPARRRGPSGWDAAFGALDMALHVYERHPARGVRRAALRRAGEWIIARQERDGSWGGIQPPWVYSLLALHLLGYGLDHPIVRRGLDGLERFTIRDDRGRRLEACQSPVWDTALAVNALADAGLPAGHPALERASEWLVREEVRGPGDWSVRRPGLPPGGWAFEFDNDCYPDTDDTAEVVLALGRAGHPMAEPAIERGVRWMAGMASRDGGFGAFDADNTRALCRRLPFCDFGEVIDPPSADVTAHVVEAMSHRGMADSQVVKRAVVWLLKAQEPDGSWFGRWGANHVYGTGSVVPALIAAGVRPGKPAIRDAVAWLERHQRDDGGWGEDLRSYRDRTWIGHGASTPSQTAWALLALLAAGEHGPAVERGIRWLVEHQRPDGTWDEDHFTGTGFPGDFYINYHLYRLVFPISALGRYLKEIS; encoded by the coding sequence ATGACGACGACAGAACCCGCCGCCGAGCCCGCCACCGAGCCCGCCAGAGGGCCCGCCAGAGGGCCCCTGACCGCGGAGCCGCCGGCCGCCGGCGCGACGGCCCGGACCAGGTCGGCCGCCGAGGCGCTGGCGGCCGCCCGCGACCACCTGCTCGCGCTCCAGTCGCCGGAGGGCTGGTGGAAGGGCGAGCTGCAGACCAACGTGACGATGGACGCCGAGGACCTGCTGCTGCGCGAGTTCCTCGGCATCCGCGACGAGGAGGACACCCGCGAGAGCGCGCGCTGGATCAGGTCCCAGCAGGCCGCGGACGGCACCTGGGCGAACTTCCACGACGGCCCGCCCGACCTGTCCACGACCGTCGAGGCCTACGTCGCGCTGCGGCTCGCGGGCGACCCGCCCGACGCGGGCCACATGGTGCGCGCCGCCGCCTTCGTCCGCGGCGGGGGCGGCATCCCGGCGACCCGCGTCTTCACGCGGTTCTGGCTGGCGATGTTCGGCCGCTGGCCGTGGGAGAGGCTGCCGGTGCTGCCGCCGGAGATGATGTTCCTGCCGCGCTGGTTCCCGCTGAACGTCTACGACTGGGCGTGCTGGGCGCGGCAGACGATCGTCCCGCTGACGGTGGTGGCCGCGCGGCGCCCCGTCCGGCCGCTGCCGTTCGCGCTGGACGAGCTGTATCCCGGCTACGACGTCCCGCCGGCGCGCCGGCGCGGCCCGTCGGGCTGGGACGCGGCGTTCGGGGCGCTCGACATGGCCCTGCACGTGTACGAGCGGCACCCGGCGCGGGGCGTGCGCAGGGCCGCGCTGCGCCGCGCCGGTGAGTGGATCATCGCGCGGCAGGAGCGGGACGGGTCCTGGGGCGGGATCCAGCCTCCCTGGGTGTACTCGCTGCTCGCACTGCACCTGCTCGGGTACGGCCTCGACCACCCGATCGTCCGGCGGGGCCTGGACGGGCTGGAGCGGTTCACGATCCGCGACGACCGGGGGCGGCGCCTGGAGGCGTGCCAGTCCCCCGTCTGGGACACCGCGCTCGCGGTGAACGCCCTGGCCGACGCCGGCCTGCCGGCCGGGCACCCCGCCCTGGAGCGGGCCTCCGAATGGCTGGTCCGCGAGGAGGTGCGGGGCCCCGGCGACTGGTCGGTCCGGCGCCCCGGCCTGCCGCCGGGCGGCTGGGCGTTCGAGTTCGACAACGACTGCTACCCCGACACCGACGACACCGCCGAGGTGGTCCTCGCGCTCGGCCGCGCCGGGCACCCGATGGCCGAGCCGGCGATCGAGCGGGGCGTGCGCTGGATGGCGGGGATGGCCTCCCGGGACGGCGGGTTCGGCGCGTTCGACGCCGACAACACCCGCGCCCTGTGCCGCAGGCTGCCGTTCTGCGACTTCGGCGAGGTCATCGACCCGCCGTCCGCCGACGTCACCGCGCACGTGGTGGAGGCAATGTCCCACCGCGGCATGGCCGACTCGCAGGTGGTCAAGCGGGCCGTCGTGTGGCTGCTGAAGGCGCAGGAGCCCGACGGGTCCTGGTTCGGCCGCTGGGGCGCCAACCACGTGTACGGGACGGGCAGCGTCGTGCCCGCGCTGATCGCGGCGGGCGTGCGGCCGGGCAAGCCCGCGATCCGCGACGCGGTCGCCTGGCTGGAGCGGCACCAGCGCGACGACGGCGGCTGGGGCGAGGACCTGCGCTCCTACCGGGACCGGACGTGGATCGGGCACGGCGCCTCCACGCCCTCGCAGACCGCGTGGGCGCTGCTCGCCCTGCTGGCCGCCGGCGAGCACGGGCCCGCCGTCGAGCGCGGGATCCGCTGGCTCGTCGAGCACCAGCGCCCGGACGGCACGTGGGACGAGGACCACTTCACCGGCACCGGCTTCCCGGGCGACTTCTACATCAACTACCACCTGTACCGGCTCGTGTTCCCGATCTCGGCGCTCGGCCGGTACCTGAAGGAGATCTCCTAA
- a CDS encoding DUF2804 domain-containing protein → MPTHEREITEPVDLCTPDGRLDPRAVGWTRRPLHRANLRGWGRAKRWEYWGFVTPRHIVGLVASSLDYAAVHGVYVLDRETGEEISRDGVVPFARGAVFPDRSGSGEASVRGAGFAVGVRQGPSGSRVRALVPGVVDLDVRVPLPDGHESLGVVIPWSARRFQYTVKDVGRPVHGRLRLPSGDHEIGDGAFAVLDHGRGKWPYRMTWNWAAASGPGLALQFGGKWTDGTGMTENAIFVDGRLHKIGEELDWSYDRSDWLRPWTIRGARVEAEFRPFHEKVARTELGVVGTETHQCFGRFSGRAQADDGTWLDFDGLTGWAEEARQRW, encoded by the coding sequence ATGCCGACCCATGAGCGCGAGATCACCGAGCCCGTCGACCTGTGCACGCCGGACGGGCGGCTCGATCCGCGGGCGGTCGGCTGGACGCGGCGCCCGCTGCACCGCGCGAACCTGCGAGGCTGGGGACGGGCCAAGCGCTGGGAGTACTGGGGCTTCGTCACGCCCCGGCACATCGTCGGGCTGGTCGCCTCGTCGCTCGACTACGCCGCGGTCCACGGCGTGTACGTGCTGGACCGCGAGACGGGCGAGGAGATCTCCCGCGACGGCGTGGTCCCCTTCGCGCGCGGCGCGGTGTTCCCCGACCGCAGCGGATCCGGGGAGGCGTCGGTGCGCGGGGCGGGCTTCGCGGTCGGCGTCCGGCAGGGCCCGTCCGGCTCGCGGGTGCGGGCGCTCGTCCCCGGGGTCGTGGACCTCGACGTCCGAGTCCCGCTGCCGGACGGCCACGAGTCGCTCGGCGTGGTGATCCCCTGGAGCGCCAGGCGCTTCCAGTACACGGTCAAGGACGTCGGGCGCCCCGTGCACGGACGGCTGCGGCTCCCGTCCGGCGACCACGAGATCGGGGACGGCGCGTTCGCCGTCCTCGACCACGGGCGCGGCAAGTGGCCGTACCGGATGACGTGGAACTGGGCGGCGGCGAGCGGCCCCGGCCTGGCCCTGCAGTTCGGCGGCAAGTGGACCGACGGCACCGGCATGACCGAGAACGCGATCTTCGTGGACGGCCGGCTCCACAAGATCGGCGAGGAGCTGGACTGGTCCTACGACCGGTCCGACTGGCTGCGCCCGTGGACGATCCGCGGGGCGCGCGTCGAGGCCGAGTTCCGTCCCTTCCACGAGAAGGTCGCGCGCACCGAACTGGGCGTCGTCGGCACGGAGACCCACCAGTGCTTCGGCCGCTTCAGCGGCCGTGCCCAGGCCGACGACGGCACCTGGCTCGACTTCGACGGCCTCACCGGATGGGCGGAGGAGGCCCGCCAGCGCTGGTGA
- the hpnE gene encoding hydroxysqualene dehydroxylase HpnE gives MSVVVVGGGLAGISAAIALQESGVPVTLLESRPWLGGATHSFGRGELSVDNGQHVFLRCCTAYQGLLHRLRADHLVEVQDRFDVPVLRAGAPPARMRRSGLPSPLHLLPSLARYAPLSAADRLRAVRAALGLARLDPADPVLDQVSAGAWLAQRGQRPWAREALWGLFLTSALNAEVDDAALGLSAMVCRRALFGRPDAADIGVPLVPLEELHGGPALRRIAEMGGTVRLKARVESVTADPKVVVDGAPIAADAVVIAVPHEAAARLLPAEALPDPLRWPELDASPIVNVHVVYDRRVMDAPFAAAVGSPVQWIFDRTAVSGLRRGQYLAVSLSAADPWIDMPTAELRSRFVPELRRLLPAAWGAQVREVFVTRERRATFRQRPGSAAARPGAATRAPGLYLAGAWTDTGWPDTMEGAVRSGLTAARLVRRHLEKVKDR, from the coding sequence GTGAGCGTCGTCGTCGTGGGCGGGGGGCTCGCGGGCATCAGCGCGGCGATCGCGCTGCAGGAGTCGGGCGTTCCGGTCACGCTGCTGGAGTCCCGGCCGTGGCTGGGCGGCGCCACGCACTCGTTCGGGCGGGGCGAGCTGAGCGTCGACAACGGCCAGCACGTCTTCCTGCGGTGCTGCACGGCGTACCAGGGGCTGCTGCACCGGCTGCGCGCCGACCACCTCGTCGAGGTGCAGGACCGGTTCGACGTCCCCGTCCTGCGGGCGGGCGCGCCGCCGGCGCGAATGCGCCGATCGGGCCTGCCGAGCCCGCTGCACCTGCTGCCCTCGCTGGCCCGGTACGCGCCGCTGTCGGCCGCCGACCGGCTGAGGGCCGTGCGCGCCGCGCTGGGGCTGGCGCGCCTGGACCCCGCCGACCCGGTGCTCGACCAGGTCTCCGCCGGGGCGTGGCTGGCGCAGCGGGGGCAGCGGCCGTGGGCGCGGGAGGCCCTGTGGGGCCTGTTCCTCACGTCCGCGCTGAACGCCGAGGTGGACGACGCGGCGCTCGGCCTGTCGGCGATGGTGTGCCGGCGGGCCCTGTTCGGACGCCCCGACGCGGCCGACATCGGGGTGCCGCTCGTCCCGCTGGAGGAGCTGCACGGCGGCCCGGCGCTGCGGCGCATCGCGGAGATGGGCGGGACCGTCCGGCTGAAGGCACGGGTGGAGTCCGTCACCGCCGACCCGAAGGTGGTCGTGGACGGGGCTCCGATCGCCGCCGACGCGGTGGTCATCGCGGTGCCGCACGAGGCGGCGGCGCGGCTGCTGCCCGCCGAGGCGCTGCCGGACCCGCTGCGCTGGCCCGAGCTGGACGCCAGCCCGATCGTGAACGTGCACGTCGTCTACGACCGCAGGGTCATGGACGCGCCGTTCGCGGCCGCGGTCGGCTCGCCCGTCCAGTGGATCTTCGACCGGACGGCGGTGAGCGGGCTGCGCCGCGGCCAGTACCTCGCGGTGTCGCTGTCGGCGGCCGACCCGTGGATCGACATGCCGACCGCCGAGCTGCGCTCGCGGTTCGTCCCCGAGCTGCGGCGGCTGCTGCCGGCCGCGTGGGGCGCGCAGGTCCGGGAGGTGTTCGTGACGCGGGAGCGGCGCGCGACGTTCCGGCAGCGCCCCGGCAGCGCGGCCGCCCGCCCCGGCGCGGCGACGCGCGCGCCGGGCCTGTACCTGGCCGGCGCGTGGACCGACACGGGCTGGCCCGACACCATGGAGGGAGCAGTGCGCAGTGGTCTCACCGCCGCCCGCCTGGTCCGCCGCCACCTGGAGAAGGTGAAGGACCGATGA